AATGCAGGCATGACATCTTGGAGCTTTGAGGAGGTTGATAAAAGACTTCGCGGCATAATGAATCATATATTTGAAATTTCATACGCTACAAGTGAGGAATTTGGCGATGCAGGCAACCTCGTGCTTGGCTCAAATATCGCGGGATTTAGAAAAGTAGCCGACGCGATGATCGATCAAGGATATGTGTAGTAAATTTTTATTTTGATGGCTAAAATCAGCTTGTTTTTAGTATAATCAAAACAAAAAAGGTGGCTAAGATGAAGATTATAAATTCTTTTTTTGTGGGATTTTTGTTTGTCTTAGCTCCGATTTTTACTCTATTTGCCGGGCTTAAGGTTAATTACTTTGACCATTACGGCATTGATGAGTATTTTAATGCCATTTTTATACATAATGTGCCGATTTTATGGCTTGCTCCTCTTTATTTATTTGTCGGTTATGCGTTTTTATATTCTAAATTTAGAAAATTTTTTCGTGCATTTTATGTTATAGTTTTACTTTTTTCGCTCCTTAGCTGGCTTCCTGCGATAGGTCTTAATGTGGGGGAGAGAATTTTTGCAGAGCCTGATTATGACGAGTTTATACAAGATAGTGATAGCGGTGTAAAAACTGTAAATTTCCGTCCTTTATATAAAACTAAAGATACAATTTATGTTATAAAAAACAAAGGCGACTACGCTGTAAAGATAAAACGAAACAAATAAAAAAGAAAAATTTTAAATTTCGGTTTATTTTTAACATTTTGACCACTTTATCTCTTTAAATTTTAACGGATTTTTACCTTTTTTTAGCTACAATGTAATAAAAAATAAAGGGTTAAATATGCGGATGAAACTACCACATGTGCCTTATGTCGCACATAAAATAGCGATAGATCTTTTAAATTGTGGCTTTGTTAAGCTAAACAAAGGCATAGAACCGATAGTTGCTAAGGCTACTGAAATTTTAAATGAAGATATAGCAAAAGAGAGAGCCTTAGAGGAGAGAGCTAACGAGCTTTTAGAGAAAAACGAAGACGAAATGCAACTTATGCAAGTTGATCGTAAAAACATGTTCTGGCTTATAAAGAAAAAGTTAGCGGCTGATTTTGATGTGATACTAACCCATGAGGATAGGTTTAGCAACGTAGCTCATAAAATTTTAGAGACGGTATGGAAGAGTAGTTTGGTTGAGTATAATGTCTCTGAAAACCGCGTTAAAAATGTTATCTACAGCTCGATAGACGGGTATTTGAAAAATTACGAAAAGATAGAAGATGATGTTCTTGAAAAGATAGAGAGTTATAAACATAAACTTATCCCTGGAACCCAGGAGTATGACATTGTTTTTGAGCGCCTTTATCAAGACGAACTTAAAAAAAGAGGAATGCTGTAATGAAAGCTTATATTTACATCGAAAACGGCACATATCTTGAAGCAAAAGCGTTTGGAGCTCACGGTGAGTGTGCCGGCGAGCTTGTTTTCAACACATCTTTAACCGGCTATGAAGAGATCATGAGTGATCCTAGCTATGCAGGTCAGTTTATCGTATTTACTATGCCTGAAATCGGTATAGTGGGTGTAAATGATGACGATATGGAGAGCCATAAAATTTATGCAAGTGGCGTTATCATGCGCTCTTATAATGAATTTGCATCAAATTATAGGTCGCAAAAAACATTGGGAGAATTTTTCAAAGAGCAAGGTAAATTCGGCGTTTATGATGTAGATACTAGATTTTTAACCAAAATGCTTCGTGACGAGGGTGCTTTGATGGCGTATATTTCAACGCAAATTAGCGACAAAGAAGAGCTTAAACGTCGTCTTGAAGCAAGCGGACGCATAGAGGATACAAACTATGTAAAAGTTGTAGGTTCAACTGATGAATACGAGCATAAATTTGGAAGTTGGGATAAAACCGCTAAAATTTACAAGCCTTTAAAAAGTATCGGCAAAAAGATCGCTGTGCTTGACTTTGGCGTAAAAAGAAACATCTTGAATGAGCTTTGCGAAGTCGGTCTTGAGGTGGTTGTTGTGCCTCATAGCGTAAAAGCCGAGTATCTGATAGAAAAATTTAAAAACGGCGAAATAAATGGTGTGTTTTTGTCAAACGGTCCAGGAGAGCCAAAAAGTTTAAAGTCGGAAATATCCGAGATAAAAAAGATCATAGACGCTAAAATCCCGATATTTGCGATATGTCTTGGACATCAACTTCTTTCAAATGCCATGGGTTATCCGACCTATAAGCTAAAATTCGGACAGCATGGAGCAAACCATCCTGTGCTAAATTTAGAAACAAAAGCGATCGAGATAACTACTCAAAACCACAACTATAATGTTCCTGAAGAGATCGCCGAGGTCGCTCATATAACACATAGAAATTTATTTGATGGAACTATAGAGGGTGTTAGATATAAGGATTTTCCGGTATTTTCCGTTCAGCATCACCCAGAGGCTAGCAGCGGACCAAATGAAAGCAAATATATATTTAAACAGTTTATAGAAATTTTATAAATTTAGATGGATTTTGCCACTGTTGTAAGTATAGTAAGCGTTGCTTTTTTAAGCAGTTTTAGCCACTGCATAGGCATGTGTGGTGGCTTTTTGGGTTTGCAAGCCTTTTTTTTAAAAGACAAAACACAAAAACAAACACTCTTTTTTACTACTTTATACCACTTAGCTAGAATTTTTGCCTATGTTCTCATCGGTACTGTTTTTGGAGCATTTGGCGGGATCTTTGTTATAAGCGGAACTTCGCGTGCATTTTTGTTTTTTATGATAGGATTTTTTCTTGTTTTTATAGGCGTTGCGCTTTGGGTAAGGGGGGATTTATTAAAATTTATAGAAAACGATAAAATATCTAAATTCGTAACCAAAAATGCTTTTAAACTTAGCAAAAAACATGGAATTTTAAATTTTGTCGCACTCGGTTTTTTAAACGGTTTGCTTCCTTGTGGAGTGGTTTATTATTTTGCTGCAATGGCGATCGCATCATCTTCTGTAGTTAATGGTGCTCTTATAATGCTACTTTTTGGTTTGTCTACACTTCCTGTTATGGTGGGGTTTGTTACATTTTTTAATCTCATTAATGAAACTTTTAAGCAAATAATGTTTAAAATATCACTTATAATCGTAATTTTAAATGGAATTTATCTCACTTTTTTAGGATATATGGCAAATAATGGATAATGTAAAGGCTAGGTTTAAGCAGTATCAAAATGCTGTTGAAGAGAGCAATATCGTCTCAAAAACCGACATAAATGGTATTATTACTTTTGTAAATGATGAATTTTGCAAGATTAGTGAATACACTCGTGAAGAGCTTATCGGCAAAAATCACAACATCGTTCGTCATCCTGATGTGCCAAAAGAGAGTTTTAGGCGACTTTGGAGCACGATACTTGATAAAAAAGTCTATAAAACCATAGCTAAAAATTTAACTAAAAGCGGTAAGGTCGTATATCTAAACACGACTATCATCCCTATATTAAATTTAAAGGGTGATATAGAGGAATTTCTAGCGATCCGGCATGACGTCACAAAGGTTATCGAGTTAAATGAGCAACTTTTAAAGACGCAAGACGAGCTTGAAATTTTAAATTCAGAACTTGAAGAGCGCGCAAGAAAGAAGACTGCCGAGTTAAGAGCTTTAAATGAAAATTTGCAAGACATTATAAAGTCTGAAGTCGCTAAAAATGAAGAGCAAACAAAGCTTTTAGTCATCCAGTCAAGATTTGCCAGCATGGGAGAGATGATAGCAAACATAGCTCACCAGTGGCGACAGCCTTTAAATGAACTTAGTATCGCGTTGTTTAAAATGAAAAAAACCGCAAACAACAGTGATGAAGAATTTGAAAATTCATACAGGCGATGTAAAAATATCATAAAAAATATGTCAAATACGATAGAAGACTTTAGAGGTTTTTTTGCTGTAGATAAAGAAGCTAAGAAATTTCACATCTCATCTTCGGTGCATGACTCTATCTTTATGCTCCAAGGTGCGATAGAAAGAGAAGAGATAGCTCTTAAGTTAAATATCATAAACGATGTTGAAATTTACGGACATAAAAGACAGCTTGATCAGGTTGTGATAAATTTATTAAACAACGCAAAAGATGCTTTGATAGAAAGAAAGGTTGAAGATAAGACAATAACGGTCGAGGTTTTACTTGAAGAAAATTTTGGTGTTTTAAAAATTTCAGACAATGCAGGCGGGATAGACGAGCATGTTAAGGACAAGATCTTTGAGCCTTATTTCACCACTAAGCATTCCTCTAGTGGTACCGGCATAGGTCTTTATATGTCAAAACTTATAATAGATAGAGCAAATGGCGAGATAACAGCGGAAAACACCGCAAGTGGAGCCTGTTTTATAGTGAGATTACCAATACAAGGAGAATTTGATGAGTAAAATTTTAGAAAATTTAATGATCTTGATAGTTGAGGATGAAAACGAAGTTAGAAAGCTCATGCAAGATGTTATGACGGGCGAATTTGCCAATGTTATAACCGCACAAAACGGCGACGAGGGACTTAAAAAATTTAAAAAGTATAATCCCGACATTGTTGTAACCGATATTGCTATGCCTATTAGCGATGGACTTGAAATGGCAATGCATATAAAAGAAATTTCAAAAGATACGCCGGTAGTCGTGCTTAGTGCTTATAGTGAAAAAGAGAGACTTCTTAAGGCTATAGATGTCGGCGTGGATAAATACATCATGAAGCCTATCGATATGGACGAGTTTTTAACCACTCTTGAGCATGTAGCAAAAAGCAAGATAGAAACTACAAACATTATCGAAGTTGCAAAAGGTTACACATTTAACAAAACCAAGAGAGTTTTGATAAAAGACGGAGTTGAAATTCCGCTTACAAAAAAAGAGTTGGCATTTATTTCGTTGCTGATAAAACGCCTTGGTGCACTTGTGTTACACGACGAGATCAAAAACGTAGTTTGGGTTGGAGAGAGTGTTTCTGAAGCCGCGATTAGAACATTTGTTAAACGCGTAAGAGATAAAGTGGGAAATGATTTTGTTAAAAATATACCTGGTCTTGGATATAAAATAGACGTAAATTTATAATTTAGCTTTAATATAAATAAAATTGTAGCATTTAAGTTTTTTCATATAAATAATATTTTAAAATAACGTTTATTATATTATTCATTAATATAAAATTAACAAGGAGGCATTTAATGCGACCAGGTCAAATGTTGAGCTATGACTATACCGTAGCTAAACTTTTCATGTTTTCCACGATACTTTTCGGTATAGTGGGTATGTTAATTGGCGTTATAATAGCGTTTCAAATGGCATATCCGGATCTGAACTATATCGCCGGAGAATACTCGACTTTCGGCAGACTAAGACCGCTTCATACAAATGGCGTAGTCTTTGGTTTTTTACTTTCCGGAATTTTTTCAACGTGGTATTATATCGGACAGCGCGTTTTGAAAGTTTCGATGAGCGAGTCGCCATTTTTGATGTTTATAGGTAAACTTCATTTTTGGCTTTACATGATACTTATTGCCGCTGCCGTCGTTTCGCTTTGGGCAGGCGTTAGCACAGCAAAAGAGTATGCCGAACTTGAATGGCCGCTAGATATAGGCGTTGTTTTGGTTTGGGTTTTGTGGGGGATTAGTATATTTGGCCTTATAGGAATTCGCCGCGAGAAGACGCTTTATATATCTATCTGGTATTATATAGCAACATTTTTGGGCGTTGCCATGCTCTATCTGTTTAACAACATGGAAGTTCCTACACGTCTTATTTCAGGACACGGCTCATGGTTGCACTCTGTTTCTATGTATGCCGGATCAAACGATGCTTTAGTTCAATGGTGGTATGGACACAATGCTGTTGCGTTTATCTTTACTGTTGCCATTATTGCTCAAATTTATTACTTCTTGCCAAAAGAGAGCGGTCAGCCGATATTTTCGTATAAATTATCGCTATTTTCTTTCTGGGGACTTATGTTTATCTATCTTTGGGCGGGTGGACACCATCTTATTTATACAACAGTGCCTGACTGGATGCAGACGATGGGCTCGATCTTCTCGGTCGTTCTTATACTTCCGTCTTGGGGTTCTGCGATAAACATTCTTTTAACAATGAAAGGCGAGTGGGTTCAACTTCGTGAAAATCCTCTAATTAAATTTATGATCCTAGCTTCGACATTTTACATGTTCTCGACGCTTGAAGGTCCGATCCTTTCTATCAAGTCTGTAAATGCCCTAGCTCACTACACTGACTGGATACCTGGGCACGTTCATGACGGCGCACTTGGCTGGATAGGCTTTATGATAATGGCTGCTATGTATCACATGACGCCGAGATTTTTCAAACGTGAAATTTACTCAAAGTCTATCATGGAAGCACAATTTTGGATACAAACAACCGGTATCGTGCTTTATTTCGCATCAATGTGGATAGCAGGTATTACTCAAGGTATGATGTGGAGAGCAACTGATCAATACGGCAACCTTCTTTACTCGTTTATCGATACTGTTGTCGTGCTTATACCATACTACTGGATAAGAGCCATCGGCGGTCTTTTGTATCTGATAGGCTTTTTCATGTTTGCTTATAATATTTATAAATCAATGTCGGCACCGACTATATCGGCAGAGCCTAAGAACGCATCTCCGATGGGCGGACGCTTAAACGTGGAGGTGTCAAATGTTTAGTTGGTTAGAGAAAAATCCATTCTTCTTTGCAGTCGGTGTTTTTATCGTTATCGCTTATGCCGGTATAGTAGAAATTTTACCTGACTTTGCAAATCGTGCAAGACCGTTAGATACCGCAAAACCTTATACGGTTTTACAACTTGCCGGTAAAAATATCTACATGCAAGATGGCTGTAATACTTGTCATACGCAAATGATTCGTCCGTTTAAAAGCGAAACTGACAGATACGGTATGTATTCTATAAGTGGCGAATACGCTTATGATCGTCCACACCTTTGGGGTTCAAAAAGAACAGGTCCTGACCTTTGGAGGGTTGGTAACTACAGAACAAGCGACTGGCATGAAAATCACATGAAAGATCCAACGTCTGTTGTACCAGGCTCTATAATGCCTGCATATACGCATATGTTTAAAAAAGCAGCCGATATAAAAACTGCTTATGCAGAGGCGCTAACTGTTCAAAAGGTATTTAATGCACCTTATAATATGCCTGATATGCCAAAACTAGGTAGTTGGGAAGAGACGCAAAAAGATGTTTTAGCTGAAGCTGGCATGATAGTTGATCAAATGAGAGATGAAGAGATCAAAAAAGCTTTTGCAAACGGCGAAATTCGTGAAATAGTTGCTCTTATAGCCTACCTAAATAGTTTAAAATAAAAAGGCTTATGCTATGGATATGCAAACTATTAGAGAGTTACAGGCTTACGGCTTTTTCTTCTTTACGGTTTTTTTGGTGTTGATTTTATACGGGTATTGTTACCATTTGTATAAATCAGAAAAAACTGGCAGAAGAAACTATGAAAAATACTCGAATTTAGCTTTAGACGATGATCCTAGCAGTAATGTTTTAGAGAAAAAACAAGAGTAAAAGGGGACTTAGATGGAGTGGTTTAATCTAGAAGATAATATAAATTTATTATCGCTCATCGGTGCGTTAGCGATAATTGTATTAACTGTTTTTGTAGCAGGTAAATACATAAAACAAATGCGAGAGGAAAAGGACGCAAACGCTGAGCTTAGCGAGCATGTGTGGGACGGTATCGGTGAGTATAAAAACCCCGTTCCTATCGGCTGGGCGGTTATGTTTGTGCTTACTTTAGTTTGGGCGATATGGTATTTTTTAGCGGGTTATCCGTTAAATTCGTATTCACAAATCGGCGAATACAACCAAGAGGTAAAAACCCTAAATGAGAAATTTAAGCAAGAGCATGCAAACCTTGATACAAACACATTAAAAGATATGGGCAGTGGAATTTATCTTGTTCAATGCTCCGCATGTCACGGTATCACGGGCGACGGTATCTCGGGCAAGGCAGCTGATCTTAGCGTTTGGGGAAGCGAAGAGGGAATTTACGAAGCTATAGTTAAAGGCTCTAAAGGTCTTGGCTATCCTGGCGGAGATATGCCTGCAGGTCTTGGCGGAGACGAAGCTAATTCAAAGGCTATCGCGGCCTATGTTGCTAAAGAAATTTCAGGTATCAAGTCCAGCAAAAATGAAAATTTAGTAGCCCAAGGTAAAGAGCTTTATGTTTCTTGTGCGGCTTGTCACGGCGATGACGGCAAAGGCATGGATGGAGTCTTCCCTGACCTTACTAAATACGGAACAAGCGAATTTGTGGTCGAGGTTTTAAACAAAGGCAAAAAAGGCGATATCGGCGAGATGCCTAAATTTGACGACAGTAGGCTTAATGAAATTCAACAAAAAGCTGTCGGCGAATACATACTCTCGCTTTCAAGGGGTAAATAATGGAAAACACTAATAGATCGGTATTTGCGCTAAGCGGTATCACGGGTATGCTTATAGCGGTTGTTTTGTTGCTTTCGATTGTGGGTGTTTTGACCTATTTTGGTATCTTGGCTCAGCAAGATGTTGCAAATAAGCCATATAAGCTTGAAAATCCGAGCCAGATACAAATGAAAAGCGTCGATAACGCAAAACATATGGTTATAAAGGAGTAGTTATGTCAGGCATATTAGAAAAGGCGATCATAGTTTTAACTATCGTTGCCGGCGCGATTTGCGCATGGTCGGTTTTAACTGCTAACCATCTTTTCGTAGGATGAAAATCTTAAATTTACAGGGCGTTTTATGCGCCCTTTTGTTTATGCAAATTTCTTTATTTGCTCAAAATTTTGTTATCAAAAATGATCAAATTTTAAGCGATATGGTTGTTCAAAAGATAGAAATTATCGGCACGGAACTCAAACAAAAAAGTGGAGTTTCGCTTTTTTTGGCGGCTTATGAAACCTTTGGCGAAAGAGGAATTTATGATGAGTTTAGGAGCTTAAATTTAAAGCCCCCTTACGCTGTTTTGATACTTGGTAAAAACGAACACAAGGTTGAAATTTATGCCGATGAAGAGACTTTAAAGCTTTTTGATAAGGAGAGAATTTTAAGTCCGTATCCCGAGCGTGGCACCATACTTCCTATCCTGACTTCAAAAAACGGTAAAGATATTTTTAATGCCGCTTTGCTTAACGGATATGCCGATATAGCCGAAGGTATCGCAGCTTCACAAAACATAACGCTTGAAAACAGCATAGGCAATGCAAACAAAACTACTCTAAATTTCATACGCCTCCTTGTTTATGGCTCGATGGCGTTTGTTGTGGTATTTATCATTTATAGAAAGAGAGCAAAACGTGGATAAAAGCAAAAAGACATTTTGGCCTTATGCGATAGTTTTAAGTATCATAGGCTGCGTTATAGCGTGCACGGCGACGATTATTATATCGCTTGATTATCCCGTTGAGATGGATAATTACTACTTTGAAAGACATCAAAATATAAATAGCAATATCAATGAAATACTGGCATCACAAAAGGAATTTAAAGCCAAATTTGACGTTAGTTTTAACGATACAAACAAAAGTATGTCGCGTGCCGAGCCGCTAAATATAATACTTACTCCAAAAACAGCGCAAATTCCACAGCTTAAATACGATCTTTTGCTAACCAGACCGGATACTAACAAGCAAAATATCAATCTTAACGCAACTTATCATAACGGTATTTTAAGCACTCAAGATGTAAAATTCCCAGTGCAAGGTCGCTGGCAACTTATGGCCAAGATTAGCGATTTAAACACAACTGCGTTTTATAAATTTGAATTTTTTGTAGGAAAATGAACACACTTTACGTCTTTACAAGCCTTCGTCAGATCCGTGATTTTAACTTAAAATTTCAAGATTCACTCATACCAAAAGCATACACGATAGATGAATTTGAGCGTTGTGCTACCTTTGTTAAAAACAGAGTGCAGGCTGATAGCACGAAGCTTTTACTTATCATGCGCGAAGCTTGTAAGATGAGTGAGAGGGCACAAAAAAAACTAAACATACCTACTGAATTTTTTGCGTTTTTAAAAAACAACGACTATCTTTTTTCGTTTTACAAAGAGCTTGCAAGCCAGAAAAAAACCATATCTGATATTAAATTTAGCGATATTTATGCCAGCTATGAGGAGCATTTGCAAATTCTTGAAGAGGTGGCTAAAAATTATAAAGAAATTTTGGTTAAAAACTCCCTTTATGACGAGATCACTTTTTGTGATATTTATGAGATGAATGGTGATTTTATCAAGTCGTATGACGAGATCATATGTGAAGTTTCTGGAATTTTAAGTGAAGTAGACTGGGAAATTTTACAAAAATGTTCCAAACTCACGACGCTAAAGATAAGATTTCAAACATCAAAATATAACCAAAAGCTCATTTTGCGTATAGCAAACATCTGCGCTAAAGAGCCGAGTGAATTTGAGCTATATCATAAATTTGAACTAAATTTAAGCACGCTAGAGATAGTAAATCTTGGCAAAACAAAACAAAACAAGCTTGTTTTAACAAGAGCTTTTGAGCATGAAAGTTTGCAGGCTGCATTTGTTTTTGAAAAAATTTCGACGTTTATGAAAGATGGGATTTTGCCACAAAATATTGCCGTGATACTTCCAGATGAAAGTTTTGCACAGACTTTAAGAGCTTTTGATGATAAAAACATGCTTAGCTATGCCATGGGTTTGCCGTTTGAGTATTCGCAGTTTTATGCGGTTTTAAGTGCATTAAATGAGGCGGTAAAGGAGAATTTGGCTTTAAATTTATCTGAGAATTTTTTAAAAGAGCGAGATGATATTGGCGAGATAGAGACATTTTTAAATTTTTCTAACATCAACAAAGTGTTGTTTGAAAAGTTTAAAAATTTATACCCTTTAAGCGTTAAATTTGAAATTTTTAACGAGATTATCTTTGAGATCTCATCGCTTTATCCAAACAAAGATGTTGATAAAATTTTAAGTGAAGAGATGTTTTTTATCTCAAATTTAACAAAAGACGAAGCGTTAAAATTTGCCGAGCTGGTAGAAATTTTGCTCATGAGGCTAAAGGCCAAAAGCATAGATGAAGCACATGGAGGCGAGGTTAGGGCGATTGGTATTTTGGAGAGTCGCGGTCTTAATTTTGACGGAGTAATAATTGTTGATTTTAACGATGACATCGTGCCAAAAAGAAGCGTGAATGAGATGTTTTTAAGCTCAAAAGTCCGTGAAAAAGCAGGGCTTATAAGCTATTATGAACGTGAAAATTTGCAAAGATTTTATTATGAAAGTTTAATTAGCGGCGCTAAAAAAGTTGCGATTAGCTACGTTGTAAACGAGAGTAAAATAGCTTCGAGATTTCTTAGTGAATTTGACTGCGTTTATGATACTAGCTTTGCAAATGATGATTATTTAGGACTGTTTCCTCTCGGACGCATAGCTAAATTTGAGCCGATCAAACTTCAAGTCGGGCATGACTTTTTTGCAGACGAGCTGTCGTTTTCAAGGCTTGATACATTTTTAAGTTGCGCTAGAAAATACTACTATAAATACATTTTACATCTAAACGAGGGCAAAAATTTAGAGTTAAAAAGTCATAGTAAATACGGTAAGATCATACACGACGCACTCTTTAAGTATTACTTGGAATTTAAAGAATTTAAGCTGCAAGAGTTTATGAAATTTATCTCGGACAAAGGGCTTAATCCACTTGAATACAAAATCACCGAGCAAAAATTTAAAATTTTCGAGCAAAATGAGAAAGAAAGAGCTCTGCAAGGCTGGGAGATAAGCGAGCTTGAGTGCGAGAAAAGAGCAGTTTATGAAGGTGTTAAAATTTATGGTCGTATAGATCGTATAGATAAAAAAGATGTGCTTGGAAAAAGTGAGTTTTGTGTGATAGATTATAAGACCGGAGCGGTTCCCAAAGATACTCTTCAGCTTGCGTTTTACCAGGCTTTGCTTGGTGAAAACTCACAGGCATATTTTTATGACTTAAAAGAAAAAATGTCGCTAGATCCAAGCAAAACGGCTGAAATCCCACAACTTAAAGAGGCGCTTGATAAAGCAAAAGAGTATTTTGTAAAAGAGGCAAGTTTTGAGCAAAATATCGGCTCTTCTTGCACATACTGCGCTTACAAGACATTTTGTCTGGGGCAAACATCATGATAGAGCCGTTTTTAGCACTTCAAGCAAGTGCCGGTAGCGGTAAAACATTTGCGCTTAGCGTGCGCTATATCGCGCTTTTATTAAGTGGTGCAAGCGCTAAAAGCATAACCGCCCTTACCTTTACCAAAAAAGCTGCCAGCGAGATGAGCGAACGTATCGTTTCGACATTTTTAAATTTACACAAAGACGAAAAAAGTGCCGAGCTATCGGTTCTTTGCGATATGCTTGAGATGAGCAAAGACGAGGTTTTATCTCGTCGAGATCTTGTTAGCGATGAGTTTTTACAAAGCAACTTAAAGATCACGACATTTGATGCCTTTTTTGGCATGATACTTCGTAGTTTTAGTCTAAATTTGGGACTGAGTCCTGACTTTGAAACCAAAAGCGAGATGTCAAATTTAGCACAAGCTCAATTTATAAAAAATGTTGCTAAAAATGAAAATTTACTAACTTCGTTAGCTATCTATATCGTGCTGTCATCAAAATCTCAAACAAATTTCTTTGAAACGCTTCATATGTTTTATGAGAATTTTGACAGCGTAAAGACAAGCGGTTTCGTTGATTTTAACGCACAAAATGAAGCCCTTGATATAATGTCTGAACTAAAAGAGATCGCCGTAAAAAGGGGAGGTAGTCAAACTGCAATAAAATCCTTTAGCGTAAACAGCGTCGAAGAGATATATGAAAAGTCTTTTTTATCAAGAGAGAGTTTAAAGTATCAAGTCTACTCTAAAATTTACGATGAGGCTATGGACGAGAAATTTGTGAGTTTAAAAGAGGCCCTAAAAAGACATGCCGCTCATCTTGAAAATTTCAAGCTTATCGAGCTAAACGGCTTTTTAGGTGCTTACAAAGAGGCGCTCTTGCAGGCTAACGCAAAGCTAAATATGCTAACGTTTACCGACATCACCAAGCTCACTCACAGGCTTTTAAATTTTAATTTCGATAAAGACATGCTTTATTTTAGACTTGATGAACGCATAACTCATCTTTTGATAGATGAATTTCAAGACACAAACGTTATGCAGTATGAGATCATCTACCCGCTCATCTCCGAAATCGTCGCTGGATACGGACAAAACGGGCTTGGAAGCTTTTTTTACGTAGGAGATGTAAAACAAAGCATTTATCGATTTAGAGGTGGTAAAAAAGAACTTTTTGGTAAAATTTTAAGTGATTTTTCTCAGGTAAAAGAGGAAAAACTTAACACAAACTACCGCAGTGCTAAAAATTTGGTTGAGTTTATAAATGAAACATTTAAAGATAAGATCCAAAACTATACCGCGCAAATCCCACATAGTAGTGAAGACGGGTATATCAAGGTCGTGCAAAGCGATGAGATCCAAGATACTTGCGTGAGCGAAGTAGAAGCGCTTTTAAAAAGTGGCGCAAAGAGTGAAGATATAACGGTGCTTTGTTGGAAAAATG
This is a stretch of genomic DNA from Campylobacter sp. RM6914. It encodes these proteins:
- a CDS encoding isoleucyl-tRNA synthetase — encoded protein: MKIINSFFVGFLFVLAPIFTLFAGLKVNYFDHYGIDEYFNAIFIHNVPILWLAPLYLFVGYAFLYSKFRKFFRAFYVIVLLFSLLSWLPAIGLNVGERIFAEPDYDEFIQDSDSGVKTVNFRPLYKTKDTIYVIKNKGDYAVKIKRNK
- a CDS encoding DUF507 family protein, whose product is MRMKLPHVPYVAHKIAIDLLNCGFVKLNKGIEPIVAKATEILNEDIAKERALEERANELLEKNEDEMQLMQVDRKNMFWLIKKKLAADFDVILTHEDRFSNVAHKILETVWKSSLVEYNVSENRVKNVIYSSIDGYLKNYEKIEDDVLEKIESYKHKLIPGTQEYDIVFERLYQDELKKRGML
- the carA gene encoding glutamine-hydrolyzing carbamoyl-phosphate synthase small subunit, encoding MKAYIYIENGTYLEAKAFGAHGECAGELVFNTSLTGYEEIMSDPSYAGQFIVFTMPEIGIVGVNDDDMESHKIYASGVIMRSYNEFASNYRSQKTLGEFFKEQGKFGVYDVDTRFLTKMLRDEGALMAYISTQISDKEELKRRLEASGRIEDTNYVKVVGSTDEYEHKFGSWDKTAKIYKPLKSIGKKIAVLDFGVKRNILNELCEVGLEVVVVPHSVKAEYLIEKFKNGEINGVFLSNGPGEPKSLKSEISEIKKIIDAKIPIFAICLGHQLLSNAMGYPTYKLKFGQHGANHPVLNLETKAIEITTQNHNYNVPEEIAEVAHITHRNLFDGTIEGVRYKDFPVFSVQHHPEASSGPNESKYIFKQFIEIL
- a CDS encoding sulfite exporter TauE/SafE family protein, with the translated sequence MDFATVVSIVSVAFLSSFSHCIGMCGGFLGLQAFFLKDKTQKQTLFFTTLYHLARIFAYVLIGTVFGAFGGIFVISGTSRAFLFFMIGFFLVFIGVALWVRGDLLKFIENDKISKFVTKNAFKLSKKHGILNFVALGFLNGLLPCGVVYYFAAMAIASSSVVNGALIMLLFGLSTLPVMVGFVTFFNLINETFKQIMFKISLIIVILNGIYLTFLGYMANNG
- a CDS encoding PAS domain-containing sensor histidine kinase, coding for MDNVKARFKQYQNAVEESNIVSKTDINGIITFVNDEFCKISEYTREELIGKNHNIVRHPDVPKESFRRLWSTILDKKVYKTIAKNLTKSGKVVYLNTTIIPILNLKGDIEEFLAIRHDVTKVIELNEQLLKTQDELEILNSELEERARKKTAELRALNENLQDIIKSEVAKNEEQTKLLVIQSRFASMGEMIANIAHQWRQPLNELSIALFKMKKTANNSDEEFENSYRRCKNIIKNMSNTIEDFRGFFAVDKEAKKFHISSSVHDSIFMLQGAIEREEIALKLNIINDVEIYGHKRQLDQVVINLLNNAKDALIERKVEDKTITVEVLLEENFGVLKISDNAGGIDEHVKDKIFEPYFTTKHSSSGTGIGLYMSKLIIDRANGEITAENTASGACFIVRLPIQGEFDE
- a CDS encoding response regulator transcription factor, with protein sequence MSKILENLMILIVEDENEVRKLMQDVMTGEFANVITAQNGDEGLKKFKKYNPDIVVTDIAMPISDGLEMAMHIKEISKDTPVVVLSAYSEKERLLKAIDVGVDKYIMKPIDMDEFLTTLEHVAKSKIETTNIIEVAKGYTFNKTKRVLIKDGVEIPLTKKELAFISLLIKRLGALVLHDEIKNVVWVGESVSEAAIRTFVKRVRDKVGNDFVKNIPGLGYKIDVNL
- the ccoN gene encoding cytochrome-c oxidase, cbb3-type subunit I; this translates as MRPGQMLSYDYTVAKLFMFSTILFGIVGMLIGVIIAFQMAYPDLNYIAGEYSTFGRLRPLHTNGVVFGFLLSGIFSTWYYIGQRVLKVSMSESPFLMFIGKLHFWLYMILIAAAVVSLWAGVSTAKEYAELEWPLDIGVVLVWVLWGISIFGLIGIRREKTLYISIWYYIATFLGVAMLYLFNNMEVPTRLISGHGSWLHSVSMYAGSNDALVQWWYGHNAVAFIFTVAIIAQIYYFLPKESGQPIFSYKLSLFSFWGLMFIYLWAGGHHLIYTTVPDWMQTMGSIFSVVLILPSWGSAINILLTMKGEWVQLRENPLIKFMILASTFYMFSTLEGPILSIKSVNALAHYTDWIPGHVHDGALGWIGFMIMAAMYHMTPRFFKREIYSKSIMEAQFWIQTTGIVLYFASMWIAGITQGMMWRATDQYGNLLYSFIDTVVVLIPYYWIRAIGGLLYLIGFFMFAYNIYKSMSAPTISAEPKNASPMGGRLNVEVSNV